A region of Plasmodium falciparum 3D7 genome assembly, chromosome: 12 DNA encodes the following proteins:
- a CDS encoding pre-mRNA-splicing factor ATP-dependent RNA helicase PRP2, putative, with amino-acid sequence MNEKSDLHKRSIEFTDNDESKKKIKTDGEENDIMESKGKDSYSLYLEYQKGRNKKLKNNEEYIEYLKKDARRKYLKEREKEKLDITKKLLDDELLYSTVKLEGKDLKELQFSKKIYNIAKENINLREKLQEESYYFQQDIDKNKKTQTYENDKVDKSLYNYDEQILNKGILKFGSAISKQNIQKQNNNEFVFDDDIITTNRKSIKRESFEEKKMNESPTKKKKKRKDDIESDNKCDKDEKYDKYGKFYKRDKHHKYDKHDKHDKYDKHDKHDKHDKHDKHDKHDKHDKNDKHDKHDKHDKHDKHNKKYHSKYKELNTSYDNNSPTDSTYKSEEESSSSGDKNHRNNKYDSDKIKHEKKKKKKSIMTDEERNVDSNKRSFEKKESELNENGLTDVVEFVHLESFYGMNEKEKELEKLFEDIKKRKEKKMKKIIDERKRLPIYSYRYDILKAIKNNKILILVGETGSGKSTQLTQYLYECKYHMYGNIICTQPRRIACIAIANRVAEEMNVKIGKEVGYVIRFQNKTSEATKIMYMTDGMFLRLLLYNPTLEDISVLIIDEAHERALHTDVILPIVKDICNFRENIRVVISSATLDAEKISTYFNCAPIFYVPGRKYNVDIYYTINNESNYISAIVITILQIHITQGKGDILVFLPGQYEIELVQQELENKLNELAPKYRNLVILPIYSSLPVEYQARIFEDVTEEDNMKFLEDINDKKDERNKNHKDDENDENGENEKNDKNEKNDKNDKNYKNEKNEKNNDKNDKNNVGNNSKMNVSQSKNKRNINEEIEELKRINTNNKIRRKIILSTNICETSITIDNIVYVIDSGLCKQKIYNPNSGIESLVTLPCSKASVNQRTGRAGRKRDGKCFRLFTKKSFIDLSDNSIPEIQRCEISSMILLLKSLGMDDIINFDFLDPPSPIVIIKGLELLYSLGALNDEGNLTRTGRKMAEFPTDVKSSKMILSAAEKYNCVDEILNVASMLTHANNIFYVQKGKEKEAENIKKMFIIEGGGDFLLFLNIYKQCEENNFSTSFCYDHFLQYHTLIKVKDVKTQLLSICEKIDIPITTCGIENHESINNIKKSIVSAFFTNAALPVNKTELKIIKLNQVVSIYPNSVLFKKNIMEENENVCIIFYEVIKLNKSYIRHNIPVNKNLLFQIADFYFLNKTE; translated from the coding sequence ATGAATGAAAAAAGTGATTTACATAAGAGATCAATTGAATTTACCGATAATGatgaatcaaaaaaaaaaataaaaacagacggagaagaaaatgatataatggAAAGTAAAGGAAAAGATtcttattctttatatttagaaTATCAAAAAGGtaggaataaaaaattaaagaataatgaagaatacattgaatatttaaaaaaagatgcTAGgagaaaatatttaaaagaaagagaaaaagaaaaattagatATAACGAAGAAATTATTAGAtgatgaattattatatagtaCTGTAAAATTAGAAGGAAAAGatttaaaagaattacagttttctaaaaaaatatataatatagcaaaagaaaatataaatctaaGAGAAAAATTACAAGAAgaatcatattattttcaacaagatatagataaaaataaaaaaacacaaaCATATGAAAACGACAAAGTAGataaatcattatataattatgatgaacaaattttaaataaaggaATACTCAAATTTGGTTCTGCAATttcaaaacaaaatatacaaaaacaaaataataatgaatttgTTTTTGACGACGATATTATTACAACTAATAGAAAAAGTATAAAAAGGGAATCCTttgaagagaaaaaaatgaatgagtcaccaacaaaaaaaaaaaaaaaaagaaaagatgaCATAGAAAGTGATAATAAGTGTGATAaggatgaaaaatatgataagtATGGTAAATTCTATAAACGTGATAAACACCATAAATACGATAAACACGATAAACACGATAAATACGATAAACACGATAAACACGATAAACATGATAAACATGACAAACACGATAAACACGATAAACACGATAAAAATGACAAACACGATAAACACGATAAACACGATAAACATGacaaacataataaaaaataccattctaaatataaagaattaaatacCTCTTATGATAACAATAGTCCCACCGATAGTACTTATAAAAGTGAAGAGGAAAGCTCCTCATCAGGGGATAAAAATCATAGaaacaataaatatgatagtgacaaaataaaacatgaaaaaaaaaaaaaaaaaaagagtatAATGACTGATGAAGAAAGAAATGTTGATAGTAATAAGAGATCCTTTGAAAAAAAGGAATCcgaattaaatgaaaatggaCTTACGGATGTTGTTGAATTTGTACATTTAGAAAGTTTTTATGGTatgaatgaaaaagaaaaagaattagaaaaactttttgaagatataaaaaaaagaaaagaaaagaaaatgaaaaaaattattgatGAAAGGAAAAGGTTACCTATATATAGTTATAGATATGATATATTGAAagctataaaaaataataaaattttaatattagtAGGTGAAACAGGTAGTGGAAAAAGTACACAATTAActcaatatttatatgaatgtaaatatcatatgtatggtaatattatttgtactCAACCAAGAAGAATTGCATGTATAGCTATAGCAAATAGGGTAGCAGAAGAAATGAATGTAAAAATAGGTAAAGAAGTTGGATATGTAATTAGatttcaaaataaaacaagTGAAGCTAccaaaattatgtatatgaCAGATGGTATGTTTTTACGtctgttattatataatccAACATTAGAAGATATATCTGTATTAATTATTGATGAAGCACATGAAAGAGCTTTACACACAGATGTTATTTTGCCCATAGTAAAAGATATATGTAACTTTAGAGAAAATATTAGAGTTGTTATATCTTCAGCTACTTTAGATGCAGAAAAAATATCGACTTACTTTAATTGTGCACCCATTTTTTATGTACCaggaagaaaatataatgtagatatatactatacaataaataatgaaagtaattatatatcaGCCATTGTAATAACTATATTACAAATACATATAACTCAAGGAAAAGGAGATATTTTAGTATTTTTACCAGGCCAATATGAAATTGAATTAGTACAACAGGAActagaaaataaattaaatgagCTGGCTCCAAAATATCGTAATCTGGTCATATTACCTATTTATTCCTCTTTGCCTGTAGAATATCAGGCACGTATATTTGAAGATGTTACTGAAGAAGACAATATGAAGTTTTTAGaagatattaatgataaGAAGGATGAAAGGAATAAAAACCATaaagatgatgaaaatgatgaaaatggtgaaaatgaaaaaaatgataaaaatgaaaaaaatgataaaaatgataaaaattataaaaatgaaaaaaatgaaaaaaataatgataaaaatgataaaaataatgtaggTAATAATTCCAAAATGAATGTGTCACAAAGTaagaataaaagaaatattaacgAAGAAATAGAAGAacttaaaagaataaatacgaataataaaataagaaggaaaattattttatcaacAAATATTTGTGAAACGAGTATAACTATAGACAATATTGTATATGTTATTGATTCAGGTTTAtgtaaacaaaaaatatataacccGAATTCAGGTATAGAATCTTTAGTTACTCTACCATGTTCTAAAGCATCAGTGAATCAAAGGACAGGTAGAGCAGGAAGAAAAAGAGATGGGAAATGTTTTCgattatttacaaaaaaatcaTTTATTGATTTAAGTGATAATTCAATTCCTGAAATACAAAGATGTGAAATTAGTAGTATGatattgttattaaaaaGTTTAGGTATGgatgatattattaattttgattttttagATCCTCCTTCTccaattgttattattaaagGATTAGaacttttatattctttaggTGCTTTAAATGATGAAGGAAATTTGACTAGGACAGGACGCAAAATGGCAGAATTTCCAACAGATGTAAAATCAAGTAAAATGATTTTATCCGCTgcagaaaaatataattgtgttgatgaaatattaaatgttGCATCCATGTTAACACATgctaataatattttttatgttcaaaagggtaaagaaaaagaagcagaaaatattaaaaaaatgtttattattGAAGGTGGAGGTGATTTCTTactctttttaaatatttacaaacaatgtgaagaaaataatttctcTACCTCCTTTTGTTATGATCATTTTTTACAATATCATACACTTATTAAAGTTAAAGATGTAAAAACACAACTATTAAGTATATGTGAAAAAATTGATATACCCATTACAACTTGTGGTATTGAAAATCATGAAtccataaataatattaaaaaaagtattGTCAGTGCATTTTTTACTAATGCTGCTTTACCTGTTAATAAAACTGAActcaaaattataaaattaaatcaaGTTGTTAGTATATATCCTAATTCTGTtctctttaaaaaaaatattatggaggaaaatgaaaatgtgtgtatcattttttatgaaGTTATTAAActaaataaatcatatatacgACATAATATACCTGTAAATAAGAACCTGTTATTTCAAATTGCAgacttttattttcttaataaAACGGAATAA
- a CDS encoding asparagine-rich protein, putative yields the protein MEETTRTQVEIIKKENSFVKGNIQVDKKNEKKENCTNNNDNVGKNTNTNGNGEGRYLFSLLDRLNNFKKLKLKTSENDASLSKENKVIDNDIQQVPEGGAEKKDHNNNKLDKMIEKESQIIEKETQIIEKETQFIERKSQIIEKEPQIIERKSQIIERKSQIIERKSQIIEKETQIIEKESQMIENDDPRILKDNPLNEQNDNKSNNVCTLNYIKKKTSLDNDHSRIIKNNEPKEHINQEALVRSKNPYAESKLEKIEQLFEEIKKQEDLYVDEIGRLLLLSFDNLCTLLVDQIKDVKLGSKDIEMFLRGEIEKIKDNNNMLNRYLIKMQNEKNDMLFNMNDNMLNDIKISFYDIFEKMLNGEYKKEFEEHIKEDKNKRIIYIILCKKQIIYILEELYKNVYKNKIKDEKYINKLYNMNKFMYILNKANNNSFNNNIVEKKNHIIVNHVENLKRETEQVESVLENVIENVLDDEEQSFEKKEKINKIMDRNFLEDKYVEKIDRIHDSDIFENNHVLSNDTNVSLESNASNKTNQINKLNLNKQISNCFSKDNNNNNETQFSLSTCLTESSFMDKKMKENSSKETNITNENQNGEDYSNDILNNNDNMNNVHCDNSTFMKIHYNDQFNNHYPITINNNNNDSNNNNMYNNMSNNIYHNISNNNNNISNNNMNNNMNNNMNNNTTNINNNNQFNHTHFNNNLINQYNDQYNIPLNNHLNNQLTTQGNCNMNNELSKQLSNQFNNQVKSPLNNIVGSANNLVNEYFSDMMVYISWVPKSARCQYPRELPKSAAERNKLSEYIVAKEQMLYILRVMGYDEIDNIYFHPPKGSHIKIKFKSMICMNNFLKAYKNTPDKWKEDMFRFFNIPLRSSISVRDLRIERAVPRSSAAEFKKMKKLNKNYQDLFLFKDNFNVCEEDMDTIENMEKLDFHYDTYNKNVILQNKNDITMNKLLNEDKNSLSNMKNANINIHDENYPNNNINNINNNNKNNNIILLDEHHHHHNNNNNNNSNNNNNAIVNNSLSIPVAGINSYYAPGVNVHGFLGSNNAVMMNNTITNKTNNDLNNLCSSSTGAKNYMKDINNRLFVGTKIDNNTLNINTDHFNTDVMKNIHNTLTTTTTTTMINKNENDIMNYNNLNHNNTMFASRTSSSRNNNNNININSNINVNNNNNNNNVNNNNNNINNNNGSNNMYLLKNKSLNRNGSILSNLNFLNTNNYNNNNNDNNNNINNNNNINNNNNMLSSASVNLNNANLNNINSNTINNNTNMNSTNIMNNNILSNNILSNNNVNNTNKDFLANNFNLKKNTHYASLTSNGNNMNLLNEQFISYNSNTENINNMNSNNMNSNNMNSNNMNSNIMNSNNMNSNNMNSNNMNSNNMNSNNNHINNNHINNHHINNHHINNHHSNNHHINNHHINNHPGNHNMNAHADKNVAYVNPLNNNIDINSKKENNLLLANYKNSYLNNTNSGSNTFSNCGQRVNQLKCLNTYNNKLNEELLNEELLNEKYVNNEDLKDDLKNLINIDFINDIDMEYEEKHSYNNETFLRTSNSSLLQRHTYPKNFPSPNENTLLTVVSSTSNNGNINKMREYQTNYDKLPYNNVMNCDEQNYMMNFNQTNNDNNNDNNNDNNNNNMFHDDFPHTNLQLNSSNNNKLLHLSSFNSSTPTNGAIVIDDFNYYQDDKFNVHNNNKKILYTNYYNSCEMPSPNSNMKNNQNTTFNMDATINDNYTHMENIKHNNNNSININNNNNNSLYRSTLNPKNFLNDLTLNNNYTNYDDNFKDIKKNDEKMRDYNIIKVNDEDNKNFLSYPFHASSHIDTDQNFTNSYVNFF from the coding sequence atggAAGAGACCACCAGAACACAAgttgaaattataaaaaaggaaaattcttttgtaaaaggaaatatacaggttgataaaaaaaatgagaagaaagaaaattgtacaaataataatgataatgtagGGAAAAATACGAATACAAATGGAAATGGAGAAGGTAGGTATTTATTCAGCCTATTAGATcgtttaaataattttaaaaaattaaaattaaaaacatcAGAAAATGATGCAAGTTTATCTAAAGAGAATAAGGTCATAGATAATGACATCCAACAAGTACCAGAAGGCGGAGCAGAAAAAAAAgaccataataataataaacttGATAAAATGATAGAAAAGGAGTCTCAAATTATTGAAAAGGAGACTCAAATTATTGAAAAGGAAACTCAATTTATTGAAAGGAAGTCTCAAATTATTGAAAAGGAGCCTCAAATTATTGAAAGGAAGTCACAAATTATTGAAAGGAAGTCACAAATTATTGAAAGGAAGTCACAAATTATTGAAAAGGAGACTCAAATTATTGAAAAGGAGTCTCAAATGATCGAAAATGACGATCCAAGAATTTTAAAGGATAATCCATTgaatgaacaaaatgataaCAAGAGTAATAATGTGTGCACcctaaattatataaaaaaaaaaacctctTTGGATAATGACCATAGcagaattattaaaaataacgAACCCAAAGAACACATAAATCAAGAAGCACTTGTTAGAAGCAAGAACCCATATGCTGAATctaaattagaaaaaatagaACAACTatttgaagaaataaaaaaacaagaagATTTATATGTTGATGAAATAGGTagactattattattatctttcgATAATTTGTGTACTCTTCTTGTTGACCAAATTAAAGATGTAAAACTTGGAAGTAAAGATATAGAAATGTTTTTAAGAGGAGAAATcgagaaaataaaagataataataatatgttaaatagatatttaataaaaatgcagaatgaaaagaatgatatgttatttaatatgaatgataacATGTTGAATGATATtaaaatatctttttatgacatttttgaaaaaatgttaaatggtgaatataaaaaagaatttgaagaacatataaaagaagataagaataaaagaattatatatataattttatgtaagaagcaaattatttatattttagaggagttatataaaaatgtttataagaacaaaataaaggatgaaaaatatataaataaattatataatatgaataaatttatgtatatattaaataaagcaAATAacaattcttttaataataatatagttgAAAAGAAGAATCATATCATTGTAAATCATgtagaaaatttaaaaagagaAACCGAACAGGTAGAAAGTGTTTTAGAAAATGTTATTGAAAATGTGTTAGATGATGAAGAACAGTCATTtgagaaaaaggaaaaaataaataaaatcatGGATAGAAATTTTCTTGAAGATAAATATGTTGAAAAAATAGATCGTATACATGATTCAgatatatttgaaaataaCCATGTATTGAGTAATGATACTAATGTTAGTTTAGAAAGTAATGCAAGTAATAAAACGAACCAAATAAATAAGTTGAActtaaataaacaaatatctAACTGTTTTAGtaaggataataataataataatgaaacaCAATTCAGTTTGTCTACATGTTTAACAGAATCATCTTTTAtggataaaaaaatgaaagaaaataGTTCAAAAGAAACAAATATTACAAATGAAAATCAAAATGGTGAGGACTATTCGaatgatattttaaataataatgataatatgaataatgttCATTGTGATAATAGTACTTTTATGAAAATACATTATAATGACCAATTTAATAATCACTACCCCATCaccattaataataataataatgatagtaataataataatatgtacaaTAATATGagcaataatatataccatAATATTagcaacaataataacaatattagtaataataatatgaataataatatgaacaataatatgaacaataataccaccaatattaataacaataaccAATTTAATCATacacattttaataataatttaattaatcaATATAATGATCAATATAATATTCCATTGAATaatcatttaaataatcaGCTAACGACTCAAGGAAAttgtaatatgaataatgaacTATCAAAACAACTATCGAACCAATTTAATAACCAAGTAAAGAGtcctttaaataatattgtagGAAGTGCAAATAATTTAGTTAATGAATACTTTAGTGATATGATGGTTTATATTTCTTGGGTACCTAAGAGTGCTAGGTGTCAATATCCTAGGGAGTTACCAAAAAGTGCAGCTGAACGAAATAAACTAAGTGAATATATCGTAGCTAAAGAACAAATGTTGTATATTTTAAGAGTGATGGGTTATGACGAAAtagataatatttatttccaTCCACCAAAAGGgtcacatataaaaataaaatttaaaagtatgatatgtatgaataattttttgaaagCGTATAAAAATACTCCTGATAAATGGAAAGAAGATATGTTTcgattttttaatattcctTTGAGAAGTAGTATATCTGTTCGTGATCTTAGAATTGAAAGAGCTGTTCCCAGATCATCTGCAGCTGAATTTAAGAAGATGAAAAAGttgaataaaaattatcaagatttatttttatttaaggATAATTTTAATGTATGTGAAGAAGACATGGATACTATAGAGAATATGGAAAAATTAGATTTCCATtatgatacatataataaaaatgtgatattacaaaataaaaatgatattaccATGAATAAACTTTtaaatgaagataaaaatagTCTTTCCAATATGAAAAAtgcaaatataaatattcatgATGAAAACTatcctaataataatattaataatattaataataataataaaaataataatattattttattagatGAACATCACCACCaccacaataataataataataataatagtaataataataataatgccATTGTGAATAATTCTTTATCCATACCAGTTGCTGGAATTAATAGTTATTATGCACCTGGTGTAAATGTACATGGATTTTTAGGAAGTAATAATGCTGTTATGATGAATAATACCATAACAAATAAAACTAATAATGATTTAAATAACCTATGTAGTAGTAGTACCGGtgcaaaaaattatatgaaagatattaataatagatTATTTGTAGGAACAaaaatagataataataCTCTGAATATAAATACTGATCATTTTAACACAGAcgttatgaaaaatatacataacaCCCTTACCACAACAACAACTACTActatgataaataaaaatgaaaatgatataatgaattataataatttgaatcataataatactaTGTTTGCTTCTAGAACCTCATCATcaagaaataataacaacaatattaatattaatagtaatattaatgtgaacaataacaataataataataatgttaataataataataataatattaataataataatggtagtaataatatgtatcTTCTGAAAAATAAAAGCTTGAATAGAAATGGTTCTATTTTATCTAATCTTAATTTTTTGAATACGAACAattataacaacaacaataatgataataataacaatattaataataataataatattaataataataataatatgctGAGTAGTGCTAGtgtaaatttaaataacGCCAACctcaataatataaatagtaacaccataaataataatactaacATGAATAGTACCAAcataatgaataataatattttaagtaataacatattaagtaacaataatgtgaataatacaaataaagatTTTTTGGCAAATAATTTCAATCTTAAGAAAAACACACATTATGCTTCTCTTACAAGCAAtggaaataatatgaatttattGAATGAAcaatttatttcatataatagtaatactgaaaatattaataatatgaatagtaataatatgaatagtaataatatgaatagtaataatatgaatagtaatattatgaatagtaataatatgaatagtaataatatgaatagtaataatatgaatagtaataatatgaatagtaataataatcatattaataataatcatattaataatcatcatattaataatcatcatattaataatcatcatagtaataatcatcatattaataatcatcatattaataatcaTCCTGGTAATCATAATATGAATGCACATGCTGATAAAAATGTTGCATATGTAAAtcctttaaataataatatagatataaatagtaaaaaggaaaataatttacttttggcaaattataaaaatagctATTTGAATAATACTAATAGTGGTAGTAATACTTTTTCAAATTGTGGACAAAGGGTTAATCAATTAAAATGTTTAAAcacttataataataaattgaatgaagaattattgaatgaagaattattgaatgaaaaatatgtaaataatgagGATTTAAAAGATGATttgaaaaatttaattaatatagatTTTATTAACGATATTGATATggaatatgaagaaaaacattcatataataatgaaactTTTTTAAGAACATCAAATTCTAGTTTATTACAAAGACACACATATCCAAAGAATTTCCCATCACCTAATGAAAATACTTTACTTACAGTTGTTTCCTCTACATCCAATAATGGTAACATTAATAAAATGAGAGAATACCAAACAAATTATGACAAACTtccatataataatgttatgAATTGTGatgaacaaaattatatgatgaaTTTTAATCAaacaaataatgataataataatgataataataatgataataataataataatatgtttcaTGATGATTTTCCACATACTAATCTACAATtaaatagtagtaataataataagctTCTTCATTTATCGAGTTTTAATAGTAGTACTCCTACTAATGGTGCTATCGTGATAGatgattttaattattatcaagATGACAAATTTAACGtacataacaataataagaaaattttatatacaaactATTATAATTCTTGTGAAATGCCTAGTCCAAATtctaatatgaaaaataatcaaaatacaACATTTAATATGGATGCAACaattaatgataattatacacatatggaaaatataaaacataataataacaatagtatcaacattaataataataataataactctTTATATAGAAGTACTTTAAATCcaaaaaattttttgaatGATTTAaccttaaataataattatactaattatgatgataattttaaagatatcaaaaaaaatgatgaaaaaatgaGAGATTATAATATCATCAAAGTTAATGATGAGGATAACAAAAATTTTCTAAGTTACCCTTTTCATGCATCTTCACACATAGATACTGATCAAAATTTTACAAACAGTTATGTaaactttttttaa
- a CDS encoding mitosis protein dim1, putative, translated as MLYHLHSGWDVDQAILSEEERLVCIRFGHDYDPDCMKMDELLFKVVEDIKNFCVIYLVDITEVPDFNTMYELYDPVSVMFFYRNKHMMIDLGTGNNNKINWPMNNKQEFIDIVETIFRGARKGRGLVISPKDYSTKYKY; from the coding sequence ATGTTATACCATTTACATAGCGGCTGGGACGTTGACCAAGCTATATTAAGCGAAGAAGAAAGATTAGTTTGTATTCGTTTTGGTCATGATTATGACCCAGATTGTATGAAAATGGATGAGTTATTATTTAAAGTAGTAGAAgacataaaaaatttttgtgttatttatttagtaGATATTACAGAAGTTCCTGACTTTAATACTATGTATGAATTATATGATCCTGTTTCtgttatgtttttttatcGAAACAAACATATGATGATTGATCTAGGTActggaaataataataaaattaattggcctatgaataataaacaaGAATTTATTGATATCGTAGAAACAATTTTTAGAGGTGCAAGAAAAGGAAGAGGTTTAGTTATATCCCCAAAAGATTATTCAACCAAATATAAGTActga